A single window of Carassius auratus strain Wakin chromosome 9, ASM336829v1, whole genome shotgun sequence DNA harbors:
- the LOC113108452 gene encoding 1-phosphatidylinositol 3-phosphate 5-kinase-like isoform X4, whose amino-acid sequence MAAEDKASSSSSAMDWSSEPPLSPTSPSHLTQFKPLTPEQDEPPLRSAYSSFVSLFRFSKEEGRPPSVTEKSQSASSSPQGPRRNWASPSHSIHGSEPHRKHSELFRRTSTASVDWEEGRRKSEAPLGSHDPRTAVQLRTALKRLKEIMEGKSQDSDLKQYWMPDSQCKECYDCNEKFTTFRRRHHCRLCGQIFCSRCCNQEIPGKFMGYTGDLRACTYCRKIALSYAHSADSSSIGEDLSALSDSPCSVCVLEPTEPRTPVGGRKASRNIFLEEDLAWQRKNSIGMRKNHQESQSSALSSRLTSVQEDMGKSPARKRSASVTNLSLDRSGSSMVSAYESSVSPQNSRALCKTDHSEEERKILLDSSQLKDLWKKICHNSTGMEFQDHRYWLRTYPNCIVGKELVNWLLRNGTISTRAQAIAIGQALVDGRWLDCVTHHDQIFRDEYALYRPLQSTEFSETPSPDSESVNSLEGHSEPSWFKDIKFDDSDNEQLAYDNDYVTPNSASPSKRTSVSSFHSAVDSDSAASININVEQDNVNFHIKKQAKYPHVPPYPAEQKMEVLLSEDGGQNISISDAFIKESLFNRRVEEKAKEMLFTPLGWHHSSLDQLREENGEKKAMERLLSANHSHMMALLQQLLYSESLSLSWRDIIVPVVRQVVQTVRPDVRSCDDDMDIRQFVHIKKIPGGKKFDSAVVNGFVCTKNIAHKKMNPYIKNPKILLLKCSIEYLYREETKFTSIDPIVLQEHEFLKNYVQRIADVRPNLVLVEKTVSRIAQDMLLEHGISLVINVKPQVLDRVSRMTQGDLVISMDQLLTKPRLGTCHKFYLHSFQLPNNEMKTLMFFDGCPPQLGCTIKLRGASEYELARVKEIIIFMVCVAYHSQLEISFLMDEFAMPPSLAESSSFPCLLESTTLEEEEDNDGSTLGDDYLTLLPEGDFEPGLQEIIKAHSRQPSNSESSHKDGESPRINKNGSVASFSGGEEEIIKTSTPLSSFTSSLPQPVSPPFLISDLKETSQEVIKAPSEEEKNKELEETLVHRDSTSSENSLPPTRLFRDPLQDDTGLFVTEHVASSDDRLKSISALFKQELKDIILCISPFITFREPYLLTAAGLRCRSRDYFPEQVYLSPLLNKDSKELDGRRKRQLLKESGPSSGSLTNGTVSHQRTIQILSCHKLTGARIVEQLGSSQELARMLADYRAQGGRIRQREGMQFRETPPTKQSIKSDSEEDKGAGLNEMTWANKMDCLNPVNHQRLCVLFSSSSAQSNNAPNPCVSPWIVTMEFYGKNDLTLGVFLERYCFRPSYQCPSMYCETPMVHHIRRFVHGNGCVQIVLKELDSPVPGYQHTILNYSWCRICKQVTPVVPLSNDSWSMSFAKYLELRFYGHQYTRRANAEPCGHSIHKDYHQYFSYNQMVASFSYIPVRLFEICLPPPKIIIRNQGPSKANLQQDLKDFSQKVAQVYLAIDDRLTSLKTDTFSKTREEKMEDMFAQKDMEESELRSWIEKLQVRLQNSTMDSPQQLQTVLESVVVKKQGLCETLQSWNNRLQDLFQQEKGRKRLSVPPSPGRHRQAPSDETKTSALESSPRNPSPVVPNGEKEDRHLNTFPSSSGSSSLLQLPSPTEQASDAIMSGPSFPDQDSVSIPDDMFDGHLLGSSDSQVKEKSTMKTILANLLPGNSYNPIPFPFDPDKHYLMYEHERVPIAVCEREPSSIIAFALSCKEYKTALDELTKTTAKTGGDDISQAISSGESRVKSSPAKPSDISTSQLSRSSIDTDPLKEPESGDKQKKQTGNPHIELQFSDANAKFYCRIYYAEEFHKMREAIMESSEDDFVRSLSRCVNWQARGGKSGAVFYATEDDRFILKQMPRLEVQSFLDFAPHYFTYITGAVQQKRPTALAKILGVFRIGYKNSQNNTEKKLDLLVMENLFYGRKMAQVFDLKGSLRNRNVKTELGKESCEVLLDENLLKLVHDNPLYIRSHCKAILRAAILSDAHFLSSHLIIDYSLLVGRDDATDELVVGIIDYIRTFTWDKKLEMVVKSTGILGGQGKMPTVVSPELYRSRFCEAMDKYFLMVPDHWTGLGLNC is encoded by the exons ATGGCTGCTGAAGACAAGGCTTCCTCCTCGTCCTCTGCGATGGACTGGAGCTCCGAGCCGCCACTCTCTCCCACCAGTCCGTCCCATCTAACACAGTTCAAACCCCTGACCCCCGAGCAGGACGAGCCGCCCCTGCGCTCCGCCTACAGCTCCTTCGTCAGTCTGTTCCGCTTCAGCAAAg AGGAAGGACGGCCTCCTTCAGTGACCGAGAAAAGTCAGTCGGCTTCATCATCACCGCAGGGGCCACGGCGCAACTGGGCAAGTCCCTCCCATTCTATACATGGCTCCGAACCCCACAGGAAACATTCAGAACTTTTCAGAAGAACATCCACTGCTTCAG TGGACTGGGAAG AGGGTCGACGGAAATCAGAAGCTCCTCTGGGCAGCCACGATCCCCGAACAGCTGTCCAGCTGCGCACAGCCCTCAAGAGACTCAAGGAGATCATGGAAGGGAAAAGCCAG GACAGTGATCTGAAACAGTACTGGATGCCGGACAGCCAGTGTAAGGAGTGTTACGACTGCAATGAGAAATTCACAACCTTTCGACGCCGTCACCATTGTCGACTCTGCGGTCAAATCTTCTGCAGCCGATGCTGCAACCAGGAAATTCCTGGCAAGTTCATGGGCTATACGG GTGATTTACGGGCTTGTACGTACTGTCGTAAGATAGCATTGAGCTACGCTCACTCAGCTGACTCGAGCTCCATCGGAGAAGATCTCAGCGCCCTTTCAGACTCGCCCTGCTCAGTGTGTGTCCTGGAGCCCACCGAACCGCGCACACCTGTGGGGGGCCGCAAAGCCAGCAGGAACATCTTCCTGGAAGAGGACCTGGCCTGGCAAAG AAAAAATTCCATTGGGATGAGGAAGAA TCATCAGGAATCTCAAAGCAGTGCTCTCAGTTCCAGACTTACATCAGTCCAGGAGGATATGGGCAAGTCGCCAGCCAGAAAAag GTCAGCCAGTGTGACCAACCTGTCCTTGGACCGTTCCGGCTCATCCATGGTTTCTGCTTACGAGAGTTCGGTTAGCCCACAGAACAGCCGAGCCCTATGTAAGACTGACCACAGTGAAGAGGAGAGGAAGATCCTTCTG GATTCCTCTCAACTTAAAGATCTGTGGAAGAAAATTTGCCATAACAGCACAGGAATGGAGTTCCAGGACCATCGCTACTGGCTGCGCACTTACCCCAACTGCATTGTGGGTAAAGAGCTGGTCAACTGGCTCTTACGAAATGGCACTATTTCAACTAG AGCTCAGGCCATAGCTATTGGACAGGCTTTGGTAGATGGCCGCTGGCTTGACTGTGTCACTCATCATGATCAGATCTTCCGTGATGAGTATGCCTTATATCGCCCCCTCCAG AGCACAGAATTCTCAGAAACCCCTTCTCCAGACAGCGAGAGTGTGAATTCCTTGGAGGGACACTCCGAACCGTCATGGTTTAAAGACATCAAGTTTGACGACAGTGACAATGAGCAGCTAGCTTATGACAATGACTATGTCACACCAA ATTCGGCCAGCCCCAGCAAAAGAACATCTGTCAGCAGTTTCCACTCTGCAGTGGACAGTGACTCGGCCGCCTCCATCAACATAAACGTGGAGCAGGACAATGTCAATTTCCACATCAAGAAGCAGGCCAAGTACCCACATGTGCCTCCTTACCCAGCCGAGCAAAAAA TGGAAGTCCTGCTCTCTGAAGATGGAGGTCAGAATATATCCATCAGTGATGCCTTCATTAAAG AGTCTCTGTTTAACCGGAGAGTTGAGGAGAAGGCTAAAGAGATGCTCTTCACACCTCTCGGCTGGCATCACAGCTCTCTGGACCAGCTGCGGGAAGAGAACGGGGAAAAGAAAGCGATGGAGCGTTTACT GTCTGCTAATCACAGCCACATGATGGCGCTGCTGCAGCAGCTGCTGTACAGCGAATCACTGTCTCTCTCCTGGCGTGACATCATTGTGCCTGTGGTGAGGCAGGTTGTGCAGACGGTGCGACCAGACGTGCGCAGCTGTGATGACGACATGGATATCCGTCAGTTTGTCCACATCAAGAAG ATTCCTGGAGGAAAGAAGTTTGACTCTGCCGTAGTAAACGGCTTTGTTTGCACAAAGAATATTGCGCACAAAAAG ATGAACCCTTACATCAAAAACCCCAAGATCCTTCTCCTCAAATGCTCCATTGAGTATCTGTACAGAGAAGAGACCAAGTTCACTTCCATTGACCCAATTGTGTTACAG GAGCATGAGTTTCTGAAGAACTATGTTCAGAGGATTGCTGACGTCCGACCAAACCTGGTGCTGGTGGAGAAGACTGTGTCCCGGATCGCTCAGGACATGCTACTGGAACACGGCATCAGCCTCGTGATTAATGTCAAACCT CAAGTCCTGGACCGTGTGAGTCGAATGACTCAGGGAGATTTAGTCATTTCAATGGACCAGCTTCTTACAAAACCTCGTCTGGGTACCTGCCACAAGTTTTACCTGCATTCCTTCCAGCTGCCAAATA ATGAAATGAAGACCCTTATGTTTTTTGATGGGTGTCCTCCTCAGCTGGGCTGCACTATCAAGCTCCGTGGTGCATCAGAGTATGAGCTGGCACGGGTGAAAGAGATCATCATTTTTATGGTGTGCGTAGCGTACCACTCACAGCTGGAGATCTCTTTCCTCATGGATGAGTTTGCTATGCCTCCTAGCCTGGCTGAGAGTTCCTCTTTCCCATGTCTCCTGGAAAGCACCACtttggaggaagaggaagataaTGATGGTTCCACGCTGGGGGATGACTACCTCACGCTTCTTCCAGAAGGAGACTTTGAGCCAGGGCTTCAGGAGATTATCAAAGCCCACAGTAGACAGCCTTCCAACTCAGAATCTTCTCATAAAGATGGAGAAAGCCCCAGAATAAATAAAAACGGTTCAGTTGCTTCCTTCTCTGGAGGAGAGGAAGAGATTATAAAGACCTCCACACCCCTTTCATCCTTCACTTCCAGCCTTCCCCAGCCGGTGTCACCACCTTTCCTCATTTCAGACCTAAAAGAGACGTCACAGGAAGTAATTAAAGCACCTAGTGAGGAGGAGAAGAACAAAGAGCTGGAGGAGACTCTGGTCCATCGGGACAGCACCAGCTCTGAGAACTCCCTTCCACCAACCCGGCTCTTTAGGGATCCCTTACAGGATGACACAGGCCTGTTTGTGACCGAACATGTAGCTTCTTCAGATGACCGCCTCAAATCCATCTCAGCTTTGTTTAAACAGGAGCTAAAAGACATCATCCTCTGCATTTCACCCTTTATTACCTTTCGGGAGCCATACCTGCTCACGGCCGCTGGACTGCGTTGTCGTAGCCGGGATTATTTCCCAGAACAGGTTTACCTCTCACCTCTTTTGAATAAGGACTCGAAAGAGCTGGACGGACGCCGCAAGAGGCAGCTGCTGAAAGAGTCTGGCCCTAGTTCTGGCAGCCTGACCAACGGTACTGTGTCGCACCAGCGGACCATTCAGATTTTATCCTGTCACAAACTCACAGGTGCCCGTATAGTAGAGCAGCTAGGCAGTAGTCAGGAGCTGGCACGCATGCTGGCTGACTATCGTGCCCAGGGGGGGCGCATTCGGCAAAGGGAAGGAATGCAATTCCGTGAAACCCCACCCACAAAGCAGTCAATAAAGTCAGACAGTGAAGAAGATAAAGGGGCAGGACTGAATGAAATGACCTGGGCTAATAAG aTGGACTGTTTAAATCCAGTCAACCATCAGAGGCTCTGTGTGCTGTTCAGTAGCTCTTCAGCACAGTCTAATAATGCCCCAAACCCCTGCGTCAGTCCATG GATTGTAACAATGGAGTTTTATGGAAAGAATGACTTGACTCTTGGCGTATTTCTAGAGAGATACTGTTTTAG ACCCTCTTACCAGTGCCCCAGTATGTACTGTGAGACCCCCATGGTTCACCACATCCGGCGCTTTGTGCATGGTAACGGCTGTGTCCAGATTGTTCTGAAAGAGCTGGACTCGCCTGTACCCGGATATCAGCACACAATCCTCAACTACTCTTGGTGCCGTATTTGTAAACAG GTTACTCCTGTAGTCCCTTTGTCTAATGACTCCTGGTCCATGTCCTTCGCCAAGTATCTAGAACTCCGATTCTATGGTCACCAGTACACCCGCCGGGCCAATGCAGAGCCTTGCGGCCACTCCATCCATAAAGATTATCACCAGTACTTCTCCTACAACCAGATGGTGGCTTCATTCAG CTACATCCCAGTGAGGCTATTCGAGATCTGTCTGCCTCCTCCAAAAATCATCATCAGGAACCAGGGTCCCTCTAAAGCCAACTTGCAGCAGGACCTCAAAGACTTCTCCCAGAA GGTGGCTCAGGTGTACCTGGCCATAGATGACCGTCTCACCTCTCTAAAAACTGACACCTTCAGCAAGACTAGAGAAGAAAAAATGGAGGATATGTTTGCACAGAAAGAT ATGGAGGAATCAGAGCTTCGCAGCTGGATAGAGAAGCTACAAGTGCGTCTGCAGAACAGCACAATGGACTCGCCGCAACAACTACAGACTGTGCTGGAGTCAGTGGTGGTCAAAAAGCAGGGTTTGTGTGAGACCCTGCAGTCCTGGAACAACAG ACTTCAGGACTTGTTCCAGCAAGAGAAAGGCAGGAAACGCTTATCTGTTCCTCCCAGCCCTGGCAGACACAGACAAGCCCCATCAGATGAGACCAAG ACTAGTGCTTTGGAGTCCTCTCCTCGTAACCCATCCCCTGTGGTTCCAAATGGAGAGAAAG AGGACCGTCATCTCAACACATTTCCCTCAAGTTCAGGGTCCTCATCATTACTACAGTTACCGTCTCCGACTGAACAAGCCTCAGACGCCATCATGAGCGGACCATCTTTTCCTGATCAGGACTCTGTCAGCATCCCAGACG ACATGTTTGATGGACACTTACTTGGTTCCAGTGACAGTCAAGTAAAGGAAAAGTCCACCATGAAAACCATCCTTGCCAACTTGTTACCCGGCAATAGCTACAATCCCATCCCTTTCCCTTT CGACCCAGACAAGCACTATTTGATGTATGAGCACGAGAGAGTTCCTATAGCCGTGTGTGAGCGAGAGCCCAGCTCCATCATTGCCTTTGCACTCAG CTGTAAGGAGTATAAAACTGCCCTTGATGAGCTTACGAAAACAACAGCAAAGACGGGAGGTGATGACATATCTCAGGCCATTAG TTCTGGAGAGAGCAGAGTAAAGAGCAGTCCAGCCAAACCTAGTGACATCAGCACGTCACAGCTGAGCCGCAGCAGCATCGATACCGACCCACTCA AGGAGCCTGAAAGTGGAGACAAACAGAAGAAGCAGACAGGAAACCCACACATCGAGCTTC AGTTCTCCGACGCAAATGCCAAGTTCTACTGCCGAATCTACTACGCGGAGGAGTTCCATAAAATGCGGGAAGCGATTATGGAGAGCTCGGAGGATGATTTTGTGCGATCGCTCTCCCGCTGTGTCAACTGGCAAGCTCGTGGAGGGAAGTCCGGTGCTGTTTTCTATGCCACTGAAG ATGATCGGTTTATTCTAAAACAGATGCCGAGATTAGAGGTCCAGTCCTTCTTAGACTTTGCACCCCACTACTTTACTTACATCACAGGAGCAGTCCAGCAAAAA CGCCCCACAGCACTTGCTAAGATCCTGGGAGTTTTCCGTATCGGCTACAAGAACTCCCAGAACAACACAGAAAAGAAACTGGACCTGTTGGTGATGGAAAACCTCTTCTATGGGCGAAAGATGGCACAG GTGTTTGACCTGAAGGGATCCCTGAGGAACAGGAACGTTAAGACTGAACTAGGAAAGGAGAGCTGTGAGGTGCTCCTGGATGAGAACCTCCTGAAACTGGTGCATGACAATCCCCTTTATATTCGCTCACACTGCAAGGCCATTCTGCGTGCTGCCATCCTCAGCGACGCCCACTTCCTGTCCAGCCACCTCATCATTGATTATTCCCTGCTGGTGGGCCGTGATGATGCTACAGATGAACTAGTTGTGGGCATCATAG ATTATATCCGGACTTTCACATGGGATAAAAAGCTGGAGATGGTGGTCAAATCGACTGGGATTCTTGGAGGTCAAG GTAAAATGCCCACGGTGGTGTCACCAGAGCTATATCGATCACGTTTCTGTGAGGCCATGGACAAATATTTCCTCATGGTCCCTGATCACTGGACAGGTCTTGGTCTCAACTGCTGA